The Cinclus cinclus chromosome 3, bCinCin1.1, whole genome shotgun sequence genome has a window encoding:
- the EIF2B4 gene encoding translation initiation factor eIF-2B subunit delta isoform X2, translating to MAERGGRNPEGAAPVPAGPQAPELSQEEKLQLRKEKKQQKKKKKNEKGPTAEPAELGAPREAGQPQAAQPTLPPASADGLGDGEKPTGGKSKAELRAERRAKQEAERAQKQARKAELSQAATTAKPRQSPTEPQSMVKRLPEHVQVDDPAAQRKLAKKLERQQVPLRQDYGTKVNLFSHLHQYSRKKPLTQQMSIPSTVIHPAVVRLGLQYSQGIINGSNARCIALLEVFKQLIRDYSTPPNEELSRDLVAKLKPHISFLNQCRPLSASMGNAIKFLKKEISCLPDTLKEDEAKEKLQDVIDKYLREKIVLAAEAISRSAFEKINDHDVILVYGCSSLVNRTLCNAHAEKGRAFRVIVVDSRPRLEGRETLRRLVHKGIHCTYVMINAISYVLPEVSKVLLGAHALLANGSVMSRVGTSQIALVSKAYNVPVLVCCETYKFCERVQTDSFVSNELDDPDDLIVLRNGQAQLGGWAENKSLRLLNLVYDVTPPDLVDLVITDLGMIPCTSVPVVLRVKNVDQ from the exons ATGGCGGAGCGGGGCG GTAGGAACCCCGAGGGAGCCGCGCCAGTGCCGGCGGGACCACAG GCCCCGGAGCTCTCCcaggaggagaagctgcagctgcggaaggagaagaagcagcagaagaagaagaagaagaacgAGAAGGGGCCGACGGCTGAGCCCGCGGAGCTGGGTGCTCCCCGTGAAGCGGGGCAGCCGCAGG ctgctcagcccaCACTCCCCCCTGCCTCGGCTGATGGCCTGGGTGACGGTGAGAAGCCCACGGGGGGcaagagcaaagcagagctgcGAGCAGAGCGCCGGGCTAAGCAGGAGGCTGAGCGGGCCCAGAAGCAGGCcaggaaggcagagctgagccaggcaGCCACGACGGCCAAGCCCCGGCAGAGCCCCACCGAGCCCCAGTCCA TGGTGAAGCGGCTGCCGGAGCACGTGCAGGTGGATGACCCTGCTGCCCAGAGGAAATTGGCCAAGAAGCTGGAGCGGCAGCAG GTACCTTTGAGGCAGGACTATGGCACCAAGGTCAACCTGTTCTCCCACCTCCACCAGTACAGCAGGAAGAAGCCACTGACGCAGCAGATGAG CATCCCCTCCACAGTGATCCACCCAGCAGTGGTGCGCCTCGGCCTCCAGTACTCCCAGGGCATCATCAACGGCTCCAACGCCCGCTGCATCGCGCTGCTTGAAGTCTTCAAACAG CTGATCAGGGATTACTCCACTCCCCCCAATGAGGAGCTGTCACGGGACTTGGTGGCCAAGCTGAAGCCACATATCAG TTTCCTGAACCAGTGCCGGCCACTCTCAGCCAGTATGGGCAACGCCATCAAGTTCCTCAAGAAGGAAATATCATGCCTGCCTGACACCCTGAAAGAGGATGAG GCAAAGGAGAAGCTCCAGGACGTGATCGATAAATACCTGCGAGAGAAGATTGTCCTGGCAGCAGAGGCCATCTCAAGGTCTGCCTTTGAGAAGATCAATGACCATGACGTGATACTGGTGTATGGAtg CTCCTCGCTGGTGAACCGGACGCTGTGCAACGCCCACGCCGAGAAGGGCCGTGCGTTCCGCGTGATCGTGGTGGACAGCCGGCCCCGCCTGGAGGGCCGGGAAACGCTGCGCCGTCTGGTTCACAAGGGCATCCACTGCACCTATGTGATGATCAACGCCATCTCCTACGTGTTGCCTGAG GTGTCCAAAGTGCTGCTGGGAGCCCATGCGCTCCTGGCCAATGGCTCTGTCATGTCCCGGGTGGGCACCTCGCAGATCGCACTGGTCTCCAAGGCCTACAACGTGCCTGTCCTGGTCTGCTGCGAGACCTACAAGTTCTGTGAACGGGTGCAGACGGATTCTTTTGTCTCCAATGAGCTGG ATGACCCCGATGACCTGATTGTGCTCAGGAATGGCCAGGCCCAGCTTGGGGGCTGGGCAGAGAACAAGTCCCTACGCCTTCTTAACCTGGTCTATGATGTGACACCCCCAGACCTGGTGGATTTGGTCATCACAGACTTGGGCATGATCCCCTGCACCTCAGTGCCTGTGGTCCTGCGTGTTAAGAATG
- the EIF2B4 gene encoding translation initiation factor eIF-2B subunit delta isoform X1: MAERGGRNPEGAAPVPAGPQAPELSQEEKLQLRKEKKQQKKKKKNEKGPTAEPAELGAPREAGQPQAAAQPTLPPASADGLGDGEKPTGGKSKAELRAERRAKQEAERAQKQARKAELSQAATTAKPRQSPTEPQSMVKRLPEHVQVDDPAAQRKLAKKLERQQVPLRQDYGTKVNLFSHLHQYSRKKPLTQQMSIPSTVIHPAVVRLGLQYSQGIINGSNARCIALLEVFKQLIRDYSTPPNEELSRDLVAKLKPHISFLNQCRPLSASMGNAIKFLKKEISCLPDTLKEDEAKEKLQDVIDKYLREKIVLAAEAISRSAFEKINDHDVILVYGCSSLVNRTLCNAHAEKGRAFRVIVVDSRPRLEGRETLRRLVHKGIHCTYVMINAISYVLPEVSKVLLGAHALLANGSVMSRVGTSQIALVSKAYNVPVLVCCETYKFCERVQTDSFVSNELDDPDDLIVLRNGQAQLGGWAENKSLRLLNLVYDVTPPDLVDLVITDLGMIPCTSVPVVLRVKNVDQ; the protein is encoded by the exons ATGGCGGAGCGGGGCG GTAGGAACCCCGAGGGAGCCGCGCCAGTGCCGGCGGGACCACAG GCCCCGGAGCTCTCCcaggaggagaagctgcagctgcggaaggagaagaagcagcagaagaagaagaagaagaacgAGAAGGGGCCGACGGCTGAGCCCGCGGAGCTGGGTGCTCCCCGTGAAGCGGGGCAGCCGCAGG cagctgctcagcccaCACTCCCCCCTGCCTCGGCTGATGGCCTGGGTGACGGTGAGAAGCCCACGGGGGGcaagagcaaagcagagctgcGAGCAGAGCGCCGGGCTAAGCAGGAGGCTGAGCGGGCCCAGAAGCAGGCcaggaaggcagagctgagccaggcaGCCACGACGGCCAAGCCCCGGCAGAGCCCCACCGAGCCCCAGTCCA TGGTGAAGCGGCTGCCGGAGCACGTGCAGGTGGATGACCCTGCTGCCCAGAGGAAATTGGCCAAGAAGCTGGAGCGGCAGCAG GTACCTTTGAGGCAGGACTATGGCACCAAGGTCAACCTGTTCTCCCACCTCCACCAGTACAGCAGGAAGAAGCCACTGACGCAGCAGATGAG CATCCCCTCCACAGTGATCCACCCAGCAGTGGTGCGCCTCGGCCTCCAGTACTCCCAGGGCATCATCAACGGCTCCAACGCCCGCTGCATCGCGCTGCTTGAAGTCTTCAAACAG CTGATCAGGGATTACTCCACTCCCCCCAATGAGGAGCTGTCACGGGACTTGGTGGCCAAGCTGAAGCCACATATCAG TTTCCTGAACCAGTGCCGGCCACTCTCAGCCAGTATGGGCAACGCCATCAAGTTCCTCAAGAAGGAAATATCATGCCTGCCTGACACCCTGAAAGAGGATGAG GCAAAGGAGAAGCTCCAGGACGTGATCGATAAATACCTGCGAGAGAAGATTGTCCTGGCAGCAGAGGCCATCTCAAGGTCTGCCTTTGAGAAGATCAATGACCATGACGTGATACTGGTGTATGGAtg CTCCTCGCTGGTGAACCGGACGCTGTGCAACGCCCACGCCGAGAAGGGCCGTGCGTTCCGCGTGATCGTGGTGGACAGCCGGCCCCGCCTGGAGGGCCGGGAAACGCTGCGCCGTCTGGTTCACAAGGGCATCCACTGCACCTATGTGATGATCAACGCCATCTCCTACGTGTTGCCTGAG GTGTCCAAAGTGCTGCTGGGAGCCCATGCGCTCCTGGCCAATGGCTCTGTCATGTCCCGGGTGGGCACCTCGCAGATCGCACTGGTCTCCAAGGCCTACAACGTGCCTGTCCTGGTCTGCTGCGAGACCTACAAGTTCTGTGAACGGGTGCAGACGGATTCTTTTGTCTCCAATGAGCTGG ATGACCCCGATGACCTGATTGTGCTCAGGAATGGCCAGGCCCAGCTTGGGGGCTGGGCAGAGAACAAGTCCCTACGCCTTCTTAACCTGGTCTATGATGTGACACCCCCAGACCTGGTGGATTTGGTCATCACAGACTTGGGCATGATCCCCTGCACCTCAGTGCCTGTGGTCCTGCGTGTTAAGAATG